tcacaacaccaatgaatgcaaagttttcaaacaacagctgcaatcggctatagaatctggaaggatcaagtttgacagctccaaaacccagaagccaatgaagactgatcaacatcctttcccaacaaacatgctagatgctaagggaaaggccaaggtcttgacatcagaagcagctgaaagaagtgcatcggtggatcctcagcatcaggtctccagtgccgatgcaaaaggaaagggcttgatccaggagggaactaactcaggaaggcctccccgatctggtattgtaataactcacagaaggcctcgggaaacttggcagcaacgtgaggatcgatatcggcgccagcaagaagactatcatcgggaagaagaaagacgccgacaagagtggaatcggcatagggatcactggaattgttcgttcttcattcattgttgggaggaaaatatcaagcttcctactgtcagagactgcccagaATGTTAtgtttatgatcggtatgacagatcaaatcggcagtatcagaataaCAACCGCcagtttgatgggccgattagggggagagcgtcggtTCAAGATCAactgggggcagactcagtgtgcatgacaggcttggagatcgagttgaatattttcccaggaactaggaagaacttgaagagatggcaaatgcacgggttcccgatgagttcatattttgcagggacgctaatacttatcggatggagtcaagggagaatcgtcgcccatcggtaaagcagcaacaacttcctccatggggtccagaggggttgactaggacacagaaaaggaggctgcagcgtGAGAGACGAGaggagttaagcaagggcgagaactctggccagtctggggatcagcgacaatcagatcctaaggggaaagggccatcgatagatgttaacatggtatttatgttgcagaTGGAGTTCttggcgccatccagtgatgacgaggagttatagttttccgaccagatagctcagttggctctggatccaatgacggctatctttgaaaagcctgccgacattGAAAGGCAGcaccttaaagctctgttcgtcaaagggagagttgatgggcagtcgatgaccaagatattaattgatggaggagctactatcaacatcatgccatacacagtctatcggaaacttggaaaaggagatcaagatttgaccaagaccgatatgatgttgaaagacttcgagggcaacgtgtctccggttaagggggcgatatgtgttgagttgaccatcggcagcaaaaccttgccgacaaccttcttcgtgatcagtgggaaaggtgcctataatctgttgctagggagagattggattcatgccaattgttgcatcccatctacaatgcaccaatgcttggttcagtgggtaggtgacaagattgagattgtcccgggagacactttatatgtcattgcatcggcagaagcagacacctacgaaaggactaggtgtatttcagaagaagtttgggaaaaggattttctcaaggttgccgattatgaaattccaccgatccaagtagtcggttctgacgaagagttttaatggataggttcgccgatgatggaaaattaggccagggattcacatcggccgatgatttcgtagaagtagatataggtagtggtgataagcctagacctacttttattagtgctaagttaaattctgagtgtaagcaacagttaactgatttgttaaaggaatataaagattgctttgcttgggattacactgagatgcctggtttggaccgatcgattgttgaatatCAGTTGCCCATCAAGTCtgggtttcggccacatcagcagccagctcgccgatgtaatcctaatattcttcctggtatcaaggctgaaataaccaaacttattgtatctaaatttattcggcagtgtcggtatgccgagtggatttccaatgttgttctggtctacaagaaaaatgggaagcttcgggtctgcattgatttcaggaatcttaacaaggctacaccgatggatggctacccaatgccagttgccgatctgctagttgatgctgcggctggacatcggattattagctttatggatggtaatgcaggatataatcagatattcatggctaaagaggatattccaaagactgcgtttagatgtcctggtcatgttgggttgtttgaatggatagtcatgaccttcggcttgaaaaatgctggagctacttatcagaggaccatgaattttatatttcatgagttcatcagcaagctggtggaaatttatattgatgatgtggtggttaagtctggagacttcacaaagcatcttgccgatttgcgaaaggtgttggaatgcacaagaaagcatggtttaaagatgaatctcaataagtgtgcatttggtgtatcggcaggacaatttcttggtttcatggtgcatcaaagagggattgaaattagtcgaagatccattgatgctatcaacaaaatagttgcccccaccaacaagactgagctccagtccttgatcggcaaggtaaattttatcaggagatttatatctaatttgtctggtaaaattcgtgctttcagtcctttactcaagTGGAAAGCCGATCAataatttgtttgggggaaggaacaacagttggccttagatgaaatcaagaattatttggtaaatcctccagttctgattctaccttagcaagggaagcccttcagattgtatttgtctatcgATGgggtggtcatcggttcggctttaattcaagaatttgaaggcaaggaacgtgtgatttactatttaagcaggagattaattgatgctgagaccaggtattcggccattgaaaagttatgtttgtgtctctatttctcatgtattaagttaaggcattatttgctatcggccgaatgcactgttatttgcaatgatgatgtggtccgatatatgctgtctatcctgattatgagtggtagaatcagtaagtggattttggcactgctgGAGTTTGATTTGCTTTACGAATCGACTACAGCGGTcaaggggcagattatggccgattttgtaactcaacattgcggtacagtggagactttggaaattgtgccttggacgctcttctttaatggatccacatgtgaccggggggtagggatcggcatagtgttgatttcccctcggggaaggaagtatgagttctccttgccgattgttgccacatcaacaaataatcaggccgagtatcaagctttgataaaggggttggaattactaagggaagttcatgctgatgctgttgaaatcttcggagattctatgctggttataaatcaattggctggaagctatgaatgccgaagtgaggtcctGATAACGTatcatgaaaggagtatgcaactgttaaaggaattcaaagatttccgattagagcatgttcctcggtttcataatgaagaggccaatcggttggctcagcatgcctcgggaaaTCAGCCCATGATTAATAGAAAacgaataaatgataaaaaaagACAGACTTGCAAACAGAGCATGTATGAGCATTCATCCGCACAATGGCATTGTACAGTGGACAACCAATGGATTTACTCCATATAACAGAGGTTTCCCTCTTATTTGTGATCCCAATGACCTTCAAACCCTCTGTCTGCATGCACAAACAATAACACAGATTAGTGTGTTCGCACTGAAGATGAATATTTTTGTTTAGCTCTTTGTAAGTTATAACCGGCTTCAGATGCTCTCTGTAAACTAATGCGAAAAAAACATGTGGAAGTAGAATACCAAATACCTTTCCTCAAATTTCAGCTGGGTTTCTTCTAGCATATTCCGAATATCTACTGCCACACTACAGTTTAAGAAAACAATTAACAACAAACTCTGGTGATACAGATGAAGGAACAAGACTTTCAAAATTCGTCAGACAAGACTTTCAGAATTCGTTAGACAATGCCTACTCAGGAGAGACAAATTAGACCAACCATGTAGATAAACTCAATCTTACAATTATGAGACTACAACTATCATGCTGTTGTCTACAATTTTGATGTGCTACCTTATTAAATAGAAAGTGGAAATATGATACTATATACCTTGATTGCATTAAAGGAAAAGTATCTTGATTTCCGATAAGGAACAGAAAATTCATAACAGAGAAATCCAACAGGCTCCGTGAAATCTTaacaaaaattacaaaatataaTCATACAGGCAATAGTTAGTGCAATCACAAGTCATCAGCATCATGGAAAACATTGACATCAACACAATTTTATGCAATTAggccattttttaaaaaaatcacgaGGCAAGGTTTGCGACTCACCTGGCAACGGTCAGCTCACAAATCTTCTGCCCGTCCTTCTTAGCCGCACCCTTGACGGGAAGGCAGGCGACCGGCCGGCTCTAGCTGCTCCAGGCGGCCTGAGCCCCCTGTGCTCCTCCACCGCGACGGCGACTGACACAGCAAGGGCTGGGAGGAGGGGGCCGCCTGTGCGCCAGGCCACTACCGCCGACAGCGTGGGGGCGATCCAGCCGGCAGCCACTGCGATGGTGCAGGAGGAGGGGGTCACGCGGTGCGATGGGAAAGGGAGGGGAGAGGAGTCGGAGTCGCCTGGGGAAAAGGAATAGTCACACATAGTGGGAGAGAGGGCGTCGGGGTCAGGGCAGAGGGAGAGCCAGGCGTGGTGGGCAGGATTAGCCGATGAGTCATGAGTGATTTGGTCCGCCTAATCTGGTCCATTAGATCTGAGTGAGTAAAAGAAAAAATAGATTAGAGATAAATCTCGTCCATTCATTTGAAAGATTAGTTGGCTTTATGTGTATTTTTTTGGGTGGCTGTAAGATAATACATGACTGTAGGGAATTTTGGTGTGGCTTTAGTGAAGTTTACAAGCGGTGTATTATATGTGGTAGAGATATATGATGTTAAAAGTAGTAGTGCGATAGAAACCAGATTAATGGAATCAATTACCCTAGATCCGCAAGTTGCAAGGGGAttagattaaaaaaaatcagatcAGAATAGGAAGGGAATACTATTTCAACAAAACCAGAATTAGGACGGTGTCATATTGTCTCCCAGCGGCAGCCCAGCACACGTGTCGTGGAAAGCCAGCGACTTGAAGGCACCACCACCGAATGCCTGATCTCAGTGGCATACTGTAACACCTTAGGTGCTAGGCATGCAATAAGTCTCATAGATCATGCATAAGCACTCTCATAAAGCATGAGCATGAGCATCCCATCACATATGCATTTTAAATTAGGGAGCGTATGGTATGCAAACTGGCTACCTATACAAACTATACAAACTATAATCACGACCATAAGACTCTAATCCAATGGTTAGAGAGAAAGGTGGGTTAATTTAGCACTTAAGCCCCCCACTCATCCTATCTAATCCATCTAATCCCAGGTCGTGGCTGTACGTCGTTACTTCCTTGCGGTGCCGTTTTGTTCCCGTCCGTCGTTTTTGTTCCTGCGTGAGGTCGGCGCCGTGACCCGCGATCCAGCGCCGCCGACCGCTCGCCGGGTACCACGGCCGAGGATGTACGCGCGTACGAACGGCCCGAGGCCGGTCGCCGCACGGCACGACACCCTACTAGCACGGCACGATCACTCATCAGAGCTCTGTCCAGATCTTGCCTGCACACAATTGGCTGCTCGCCCAGCACACGATTCCCCACTGCCATGGATTATGGAGGCGAACGAACGTCAGGTAGGCAGCTCAATACTAGGACCATCTGGCAGCCATGAACTAGACCATGCAATGTACAGGATGCAATGTACGCCCAACACAAGAGATTATTCTGAATAAAAAAACTGCATGGTATGGGTTTGGCACAACAAATTAGCAGAACCTAAAGCAGTGCAGTATCTATCTTGACCTCTTCTTGCGAAGACTTATCACAAATCGAACAAAAACAAATCGAACAAAAACATAAAGCAAGAGTCTATTTTTTTAATCTTCTACTTCCAGGAATACACAGATCATGACAATAAAGTCAGTATATGTTATTCTgaataaaaaaacaaaccaaACGTAACAAACTCTGTGTTGTCGGACAGCCAACAACATATCAGCCAACAACATTGTTTGGACAATTGCGCGCATCATGATTCGCAACTTGGTTACATTTTCGACATTTTCGGTTATTTTTACCCTGACCTCCACTTCCAGCGTTCTTCTCCTTTCCCTTTTTAATTCTTTTGCTTCTCCCTTTTGATGTGATATCAGTTGGTGGATGTATATCGACCTCATTTGGAATTTTATTACCCAGAAAAGTTTCATACTCCTCCTTTTTATCAATTCTCATTGCAGGCGTGATTTGTTGGAGAGGTTCTACGAGGTTGGATAAACTAGAATATAAAAAATCCATCCCTTGTTCTGAGGTCTTGGCCATTTGAATAAGATCTTCAAACTTGTTGCGTGATTCTGAAATCTTTTTTCGCATTGCCACCTCCATAGGATCCTTAGGCTTTTCATCTAGTAGGTTCCCTTCCTCATCAAAGAATAGTTCCCTATAAAACGAAACAGAAGGATTGTTAGCCTATACGCTCCCAAACAAAATAGCCATAGAAAAAAAGGACAGTATGTACCTTTTGCATCTTGTCTTCCATCTCTTCATAATATAAAGTGATGGTATCTCATTTTGCTTCTCGACTCGAAGCACTTGTATGATATGACGACACGGGATACCATATGACTCATAAAATTTACACGAGCACATACCAAACATGTTTGACTTGTTCATATGAACAACTCGATCTTTTCCAGTTAGGCTGCTGATGGTGAAAGATCTTATATCTTCACACTCTGAAGTACCTTGAAAAATGCAATGGTCTCTTGCAGCTATGAGTTGTTCCTGAAATTTACTAAAAACTTCATGTGTATATATCCCTCTACATTGCTTCTCCATGGCCCATGGTGTCATCAATTTAGGAGTGCTATGAAGACTTGCATTATCGGCTTTCAACTCCTCTTGGCGCTGGCACTCCAAAGCTGTGTCAAACCTTAACCAGAACTCAACAAAGGTCAATTTTCTATGAATGAAACGGTTAAAAAAAGAATTTGCACTCTCTGATCGCGATGTAGTCCTAAGCATTCCTGCTAGAGGTATGTCCAGAAAGTATACCGGAATCCAAGATTCGCGAATGGCATACCTAGTGGAAAACCACTCATTTTCCACGAGTTCATAATCAGTCATGATAGATCTCCACTGTGACACAAAGTCCTCTGAATTCTCAGTCCCCCAAACACATTTATTTAGtctttcccaaaaattttcatcatttcTTATAGATGGCCCGACCTTCTCAGGTACCTTTTCCATGATATGCCACATACAAAATCTATGAGCTGTATCTGGTAGAATATGTGCAATAGCAGCCGTCATGCTCGCATCTTCATCTGTTGTGATTAGCTGAGGTGCTACTCCACCCATGGCCTTAAGAaaggtttgaaacaaccatacaTATGAATCGATCTTTTCATTTGCTAAGAATGCTGCCCCAAGGAAAACACTTTGCAAGTGATGATTGACTCCAGTAAACGGCACAAATTTCATCTTATACTGGTTGGTGGTATATGTTGCATCTACTGAAATGACATCACCAAAAATACTATAGTTTTTTCTGCATATAGCATCTGCCCAAAATACACGAACAAGTCGTCCTTGTTCATCCACCATAAATTCATAAAAAAGGCAGGATTTACTTCCTTCTTTCGCTCAAGTTGTGCCACAAACATTTGTGCATCTGCATCCTTAATTTTTGTT
This window of the Sorghum bicolor cultivar BTx623 chromosome 7, Sorghum_bicolor_NCBIv3, whole genome shotgun sequence genome carries:
- the LOC110436764 gene encoding protein FAR1-RELATED SEQUENCE 1-like, whose protein sequence is MTPWAMEKQCRGIYTHEVFSKFQEQLIAARDHCIFQGTSECEDIRSFTISSLTGKDRVVHMNKSNMFGMCSCKFYESYGIPCRHIIQVLRVEKQNEIPSLYIMKRWKTRCKRELFFDEEGNLLDEKPKDPMEVAMRKKISESRNKFEDLIQMAKTSEQGMDFLYSSLSNLVEPLQQITPAMRIDKKEEYETFLGNKIPNEVDIHPPTDITSKGRSKRIKKGKEKNAGSGGQGKNNRKCRKCNQVANHDARNCPNNVVG